A window of Deinococcus radiotolerans contains these coding sequences:
- the lepB gene encoding signal peptidase I has protein sequence MTPPQGRPGRWRTLWQEWGSPVLVALLVTQFGATAVRVDGASMLPGLRHGEQLVVPKVEGWAHRAGLGTYARGDVVVFKPPRSAAAEWTREYRGVALPWAYRPYLVKRVVGLPGDTVQVRGGTVLVNGQPLPEARTQGYWAASCHDTASPLANTPAVTVPAGAYFVMGDNRSEGGSLDSRVFGPVDTADIAGRAVASVWPLTVPEHAQAPCDGQAHPERRVQLSGPAHWNPRLLLSE, from the coding sequence GTGACCCCGCCGCAGGGCCGCCCGGGCCGCTGGCGTACCCTCTGGCAGGAGTGGGGATCGCCCGTCCTGGTCGCGTTGCTCGTCACGCAGTTCGGCGCGACCGCCGTGCGCGTGGACGGCGCGAGCATGCTGCCTGGCCTGCGCCACGGCGAACAGCTGGTCGTCCCGAAGGTCGAGGGCTGGGCGCACCGCGCCGGGCTGGGCACGTACGCGCGCGGTGACGTGGTCGTGTTCAAACCGCCCCGCAGCGCCGCCGCCGAGTGGACGCGCGAGTACCGGGGCGTGGCCCTTCCCTGGGCGTACCGCCCGTACCTCGTCAAGCGCGTCGTGGGACTGCCCGGCGACACCGTTCAGGTGCGCGGCGGCACCGTCCTCGTGAACGGCCAGCCGCTCCCTGAGGCGCGCACGCAGGGGTACTGGGCCGCCAGCTGCCATGACACCGCCAGCCCTCTGGCGAACACGCCCGCCGTTACCGTGCCCGCCGGGGCGTACTTCGTGATGGGCGACAACCGCAGCGAGGGCGGCAGCCTCGACAGCCGCGTGTTCGGGCCAGTAGATACCGCCGACATCGCCGGGCGGGCCGTCGCCAGCGTGTGGCCCCTGACCGTCCCCGAGCACGCGCAGGCCCCCTGCGACGGGCAGGCGCACCCCGAGCGGCGCGTGCAGCTCAGCGGCCCGGCTCACTGGAATCCGCGCCTACTGCTGAGCGAGTGA